The Patescibacteria group bacterium genome contains the following window.
GGTAATTTGCAAACCAATGGAAGATAACCCACTGGCGGCGATACTCACCCGCCGATCCAGTTCTTTAAGATATTTAGCAAACTTAGCATCAGCTAACCGCACCACCCGAGTAGGAAACAACACTTCTTGGGCGCGCGAAAACCAATTTTTACGTTTCTTACTAAACGGCGAATACGGTACCACTACGAGAAATTTCTTTTGCATTATCTCAGATAGAGTTACTAACTCATCAACATATTGTCGATACTCAATTGTCTGCATGCGCAGTAACTCATTGGTTTGTTGTTTAGCTAGTTCATCTAATGAGGCTAAATATTTCCGGATATCCAACTTGCGCGATTGAATCACGATCTCAAGTTCAAAATCTAAGGTATTTAAAAAACCGACATAACCTTGAATAATGGCTTGCTGTTCGTCTTCACTCTTCAAGGCAAAGTTCACCGACGAGACTTCCAAAACTGCCCGCAAGGTGCCATCTCTTAACACCACCGCATCTTGTTTAATTTGGGAAATATAAACCCGTTGCTGGGTAGATGGTTGGGTTGGTTTAGTATTTGGTGCGCTCATGATGATTGCTCTTTACGTAAACGTTCAATGTCTTCCGGTGAATATTTACCATGTGTATCAACAATTAACGACAACTCAGCAATATGTTCCGCACTAACATTTGGCTTAGGTGTGAATTTACCCTGACCTTTATCTTTTTTGTCTGCCTGAGACATTTTCACCACGATCTGTTGTTTACCTTGGTGTTGCCAGACCGATAATTTTGGGCGCTGCAGTGTTTGTATTAAACTTAAAGCAAAAGCATGGAACGGTTGACTATTCACTTTGGCAAAAGCAAATACAATGGCAATAGCCGCTGTCACTAAACTAAGTACGACAAATATTATCGAACTAAATAACGAATACCAAATAAATATTATCCCACTAGCAAATAACAAAATAATAAACTGCCGTACTGAAATTGGACCAATTACTTTGGATTCAACTTCGATAAATTGTGGCACAACATATTGCATGTTAGAAACGCAATTGTCTGTTTAAATCAGAAATGGCATCAAATTCAACTTCAGATAAGGTTGGTATTCCCTTGGCGGTACGAGCGGCAATCACCGCCGTTACGGCTTGCCCGGAAGTAATCGATTCGTTACCCAATTCGAGATACAATTTATTGATGGGAGATTGTTTGAAAGCGTCTATCCCCTCGGCTTGTTTGGTAATAGATTCTTCGGCTAATAATTCTATTTTGTCATGAATCCGCCGCGCTGCTAACACTGGGTCTGGCGCTAACCGTCTGAATTCTAACGTATCGAAGGCGCGTAGTTCATCAATTGGGCCCATCATCATAGTGGGTTGTAAGCGCACATCATCAACCATGGGTCTTTTTTGGGCACGTGTGCGCCGCAACTTTGGTAGCACCACCGGGCGCTCTGCCACTGGTTCCACTGAGGCCACAAACTGTGGATTGGGTGAGACAACTGGAGTAGCCACCTTGGTTAATTGGTTGACATTAGGTTTAGTGGCTAACCGTTTGGCTGGTTGATTAACGGCTGACGCTGTTTTACTTGGTAAAGCTTGCTTCACGGCCGCAATAACAGCCTCACACTCAGCCGTGGGAATGGCTAAATCTTGCAAATAGGTTTTTAACTCCATCGTATCCCGTAAACCACGCAACACAGACACCACTACATCCATAAACTTTTTCTCATCCTCTGGTGACTTAAACACCACGGCCACCTTTTCACGTATCTCTTGAGCCATCTGGTGATAATCTACCTCCGTAGATTTTTTTCCTCCGGTTTGACCCAATTTGTTTATTTCAGCCTGATCTTTATCAGTAAAGTAATCCGGTCCGGCGGTGGCGGCAATATCCGGGCCAGCTTTGGCTGCCTCAACATTATAAACTGGCGGCCGGGCGGGTACGCCTTGCTCGGTTTCTAAATCGGGATATAAGGCTTTGATGTCTTTTACCATAACTGGATCGTAAGGATGTTTTTCACCGTAGATAAATACTCCCATTTCGCCATTGTCGTCTTCATAAAATATTTCGTCTTCATTACCATACGGATCATAGGAAGATAAGGATAGGCGTCTAATCAATTTAAAGATTAATTCTAACCGATGACGCTCATCACTTGATAGTTTAGCGCCATTTTCACTTTGGCGCAAAAACTTTGTTTCTTGAAACACAGAAACTTCCCGACCCATAAATTTTACATAGGCTTTGAGCCAGTTGGCGGTTGTGGCTGGTATCTGCTTAATATCCTCAAAAAAAGATGCCGAAGTTATTATTTCTTGATTTTGCGTAAGAGCTGTTATTAGTTTAACTTTAAAAGCATCACGATCGGAATAAATTCCCAGAGTAAAAATGAGATTACGTATATCTTCAGTTAAAATACGTTCCGGTAAGCGATCATTTTCATAAGCGAATTCATAGCGCTGTGGTAACGAAAATAAAGCTAATAAATGTTTTTGAAACAACTCCACAGCCTGTTCAGCTGGTGACAACATACGCAACGCAATCCACTGATTATCAGTCAGTAAGCTAACTAGCTTTTTATATTGTTCAGGAAATTGCAGAGCAAACTCTAAATGCTCTTTTAACCATTTATTACAATACTGTATAGACACTAAAGCTTCACTAGCACGCTCTTCAGACACATTGCCTTGTAAATACGCCAAATGCTTAGCCAATACAGCCGGATCGGCTAGATTACTTAATTCTGATTGACGCGCTGGATTATCAAGATCTTTCATATATTATTCTATTACCATAATCTATTGGCTGGATTACTTTCATCTGCCTTGGTATTCTTATAATCAACTCTATCATACTCATGTGGTACATTTAAGCCATTTTGACGCAAATTTTCATTTAATGCTCCTAACGGTCCACCACCTTTACCTTCAACAGCAGCATGACCTAATTGTTTGATGAGAGCATTACGTATCACGTGATAACGCCGACTGTCATAACGCAGATGGCGTATTTTATCGGCATTTAATACCAAGGTACCATCAGTTTTCCGTGAGTTAGATAATTTAACTCTACCATAGTTTTCTAAAATGAAGCGTTGACTTTCGTAAAACTTTTCTCCATCTCCCCAATCTAACCGAGTTGTACCAGTGGTAGA
Protein-coding sequences here:
- a CDS encoding TraC family protein, with amino-acid sequence MSAPNTKPTQPSTQQRVYISQIKQDAVVLRDGTLRAVLEVSSVNFALKSEDEQQAIIQGYVGFLNTLDFELEIVIQSRKLDIRKYLASLDELAKQQTNELLRMQTIEYRQYVDELVTLSEIMQKKFLVVVPYSPFSKKRKNWFSRAQEVLFPTRVVRLADAKFAKYLKELDRRVSIAASGLSSIGLQITQLDTQHLIELYYQLYNPTRGTDRRMPPLDKLRVS
- a CDS encoding PrgI family protein; this translates as MPQFIEVESKVIGPISVRQFIILLFASGIIFIWYSLFSSIIFVVLSLVTAAIAIVFAFAKVNSQPFHAFALSLIQTLQRPKLSVWQHQGKQQIVVKMSQADKKDKGQGKFTPKPNVSAEHIAELSLIVDTHGKYSPEDIERLRKEQSS